The nucleotide sequence GCACCGCCCCATACCGGCCGAGGAGGTCCGTGCCGAGGCCAAACCCGTCTCCAGGCCCGCCGCGCCCAAGGGCAAGAGCCTGTGGCACCTCAAACGCGAGGTCGAGGCCCTGGAAGCCGAGATCGCCCGCCTGGAGGCTGAACTTCTGGAGGCGCAGGCCGCTCTCGCGGCGGCCCCGCCCAACGCCGATTTCGTGACCCTGGGACGGGCTGCCCACGCTTTGGAGACGCAGCTGACAGCGAGGCTGGAAGCCTGGGGCGAGAAACAGGCGGAGGTGGAGGCGCGCGGCGGCTGAACCGCGGGCCGGGCTACGGCACGCGGGTGATCTCAATGAAGTTGAGCTTCGTGTTTGTGCCGCCGATGGCGTCCACCGTCAGGAGGCCGTCCGAGACCGTCACCGTCCCCGTCGCCTGCCGAAAGGGGGTTTCGACCGTTGGCTCGAAACGGTCGATCAGGGGAACGCCTTCCACGTTGATCGTGTGGCGGGAGGGACCGCTGGTAAAGGCCATGCGGCTGGGGTCACCCACACCCACAGTGACGGTGTAGGTGCCGTTGGGGACCCTGCGCTGCCAGGCCACGTTCGTCGGGATGTGTGGCAGCGTGCAGATGTTGGCGCATTGCAGGTGAATCAGGGTCGCCCGGAGCTCTTCCAAGGAGGTGGAGACGTCGGGGCTGCCGCGCCGGTTGCGGGTGTTCGGGGTGGCATTGAAGGGGACCGGAGCGGCGCTGCGAGCACTTGTTTCCGTAATCCAGCCGTAGCCGCGGGCCTCGTCGTAGGGAAGCCCGTTGTCGGGGGTGTACCCCGGTGGCGTGACGCTGTTGAATGCCGCTGGGCGGAAGCTGAACCGTTCGGCGGGGAAGGGGCCTGTTTGGGCGGGGGCTACAGCGCTCAGGCCGAGCGCCAGGAGCAGGAAAGCGAAGCGACGACTGCACGGGCGTGGCGACATGTACAACCAACCTTTCGCAAATTTCGCAAAGAAAACCGGGGTGAGGGGAAAACTCACCGCCAGTCTTCCGGGTCAGAGCCTGCGGGGGATGAAAAGAAGACCACGCCTCCTTGAGAAGGGGGCGTGGAGATGGCCCAGAGGCAACCCTCACAGGCCAGCGGGGTAGGTATCCGGCACCTCTTCCTCCTCGTCCCCGGGAGTCGCGTCCAGCGCCACCAGGGCGCTTGTCTCGTCAAAATAGAGCAGGGCGTCGTACATATCGCTGAGCCGGGTGTGAACGTAGTGGCTCCAGCGCTCGGTGTCCGGCCGGTAGATCACCCCGATGAAGCGTTGCAGCCGCTCGTCGCGCAGGCCGTCTGTCGCCGCGTTCTGCTCACGCAGGTCCAGCCAGAAGTTGCCTCCGACCCGGTGCAGCAGGTCTTCTACACTGCCGGGCAGGCCGGGGCGCACGCGTTTGGTGCGGGCAGGCTCGTCCCAATTGTCGGCGGCGGTGACGGTGCCGTGGTCGGTGCTTTGACCCAGGAGAAAGGTTTCTTCCGGCCAGCGCTCGCGCGTGAGCTGCCCCAGGTTGAGTTCACCCTGTCGCCAGCTCATCTCGCTGGCACGGGCGTCACCGAGGTGCGAGTTGTGCGCCCACACCACCACCCGTTGCGGGCGGCCCCGCGCCTCGCCGTGCTGCACGAGCGCTTCGAGGGTCTCCACCATGTGGGTATCGCGGATATTCCAAGACTCGTCGCGGCCCCGGAACATCGCTCGGTAGTAGTTCTCGGCGTTCAGGGCCAGGCGCGCATTTTGTTCCGCGAAGAAATGCTCGTCTTCGGCAAGCGGGCCCTGGCTGAGCTCCGCTTCCCGCCGCTGGAGTTCCAGCAACTGCTGTACGGCGGCGTCCTCGCAGGGTTCGCGCTGCCCGTACTCGGTGGCGTAGCCGTACGCCTGCGGGTTTTCCCCGAACTGCTCGAAGCAGGCGTACCGTTGCCGTGCCCGCTGCGCCGCTGCCGGGTCCACGTCCTCGAGGTACTCGATCACCGCCCGCATAGAGCGGTGCAGGCTGTAGAGATCCAGGCCGTAAAACCCGACGGCTCGTTCTGGATGCCGCTCGTTATGAACACGCAGCCACTCCACGAAGTCCTGCACGTCCTCGTTGCGCCACATCCACTTCGGGAAGCGCTGGAAGTCGCCCAGAGCCTCCTGCGCGTTGTTGTCCCCACTCCCGCCGCGCACGTAGCGGTTGACGCGGTAGGCGTCGGGCCAGTCGGCCTCCACCGCGACCGCCGTGAAGCCCTTTTCCTCGATCAGGCGCCGGGTGAGCCGCGCCCGTTCCCGGTAGAACTCGTGGGTACCGTGGGAGGCTTCGCCGATCAACACGAAACGCGCAGTGCTGATGCGTTCCAAGAGGGCGTCGTAGTCCCGTGAGGCTCCGGTCAGGGGCCGGGCCACCTCGCGCAGGGCCCGGATCAGGTCCGCTTCAGGGTGTGCCATATGTTCACGCCTCGCTTTTGGGGGAGGCGGCGCGCGTCAGGAGGTCGCGCACCTCCTCGTCGGTCGTCTGGTGAAAGTCCACATAGAACTGCCCCACGGCCATAAAGTCCGGCGGGGTGAGCAGGCATACCACCTCGTCGGCCTCCCCTCGCAGGGCGCGGCAAACCTCGGGTGGGGCCACCGGCACGGCCACCGCCACCCGGGTGGGGGAGAGGGCGCGCAGGGCCTGGAGGCCCGCACGCAGCGTCGCTCCGGTCGCTACGCCGTCGTCGATCAGCAGGGCCGTCTGGCCGGCAACAGGCGTGGCGGCCCGTCCCTCGCGGTAGGTCCTCTCGCGCCGGGCAAGTTCTGCCTGTTCGCGCTCCTCGGCGGCGGCTAGGGCGCTTGGCGTCACTCCCGCTCGGCGCACCAGGTCCTCATTCAGCACCCGCACGCCGCCCGACGCGATGGCCCCCATCGCCACCTCCTCGTAGCCCGGCAGGCCCAGCTTGCGGACGAGAAACACGTCCAGTGGAGCTCGCAGCGCACGGGCGACCTCATAGGCCACCGGCACGCCGCCGCGTGGGAGCGCGAGCACGGTGGTCTCCGGCCAGTCGTGGAGCGAGCGGAGCCGGGCCGCGAGTTGTCGTCCCGCGTCCCGGCGGTCATAAAAGCGGTTCTGGGGCATGGCGAACCTCATGCCGATTGTCGGCGTTGCAGCTGGGCGCTGCCACCCGGGTTCGCTTCATGGGCTTTTGGCAGTGAGCTCAGAAAGAGGCGTGGCTGCCGGCGGGCGAAAGCCAGGACTTTCCGCTTCCGTCTCCACAGGCCTTTAAAGCTTCAGGTCCCCCTTCTCGGTCACGCTGAGCCCCTGCGCGACTTCCCGCGCGGCGTTTTGCCGTTCGCGGTCGAGGTAGGTCTGCGCCCCGTTGACCTCGCGGCCCAGCACCTCGATGGTCTCCTGAAAGCGGTCGAGGGCCTGGGTGCGGTAGGTGCTGATCGCGTCGAGTGCGCCGTACACCTCGCGGAAGGCGGCCTGAATAATCTGCGGGTCCACCGTGGCGCTGCCCGCCTGGCGCTGAATCTCGGTGGACTGCTGCCGCAGCAGGCTGGCCGTCGAGCCGATCATGCGCCCGGTCGTGTCGTTGAGGGCCGTGATCTGCCCCAGCACCGCCTGCTGCGTGCCCAGGGCCTGCGCGACCATAACGGCGGTCCTGAGGGCGCTCACAGTGGTGGTCGTCGCCCGGTCTACCCCCTTGATGAGTTCCAGGTTATTGCGCCGCACCAGGTCGAGCGCGAGATACCCCTGAATGCTCACCGCGAGCTGCGTCAGGAGGTCCGTTACGCGCTGGCGCACGGCGAACAGCAGTTCCTCGCGGACGACGCGGGCCTTTTCGGGGTCGGTGGCTTCCAGCTCGTGCAGCCGCTGGGTCAGGGCTTCGTCCACCGCCTGGCCCACGTGCGCGTACTGACGCAGCTTCTGCATCGTCTCCCAGAGATGGACCTTTTCCGTCTCGATGCTGGCGTTGTCGCGCCGCAGCTCGTCCTGCGAGCGGTAGAGCGTCTCCAAGATGGCATTCAGGTGTCCCTGCGCGCTCTGGTAACGGTCCAGCGCGTTCACGGCTCGGCGGCCGCCCGGCAGCTTTCCCAA is from Deinococcus sp. YIM 77859 and encodes:
- a CDS encoding erythromycin esterase family protein produces the protein MAHPEADLIRALREVARPLTGASRDYDALLERISTARFVLIGEASHGTHEFYRERARLTRRLIEEKGFTAVAVEADWPDAYRVNRYVRGGSGDNNAQEALGDFQRFPKWMWRNEDVQDFVEWLRVHNERHPERAVGFYGLDLYSLHRSMRAVIEYLEDVDPAAAQRARQRYACFEQFGENPQAYGYATEYGQREPCEDAAVQQLLELQRREAELSQGPLAEDEHFFAEQNARLALNAENYYRAMFRGRDESWNIRDTHMVETLEALVQHGEARGRPQRVVVWAHNSHLGDARASEMSWRQGELNLGQLTRERWPEETFLLGQSTDHGTVTAADNWDEPARTKRVRPGLPGSVEDLLHRVGGNFWLDLREQNAATDGLRDERLQRFIGVIYRPDTERWSHYVHTRLSDMYDALLYFDETSALVALDATPGDEEEEVPDTYPAGL
- a CDS encoding phosphoribosyltransferase; protein product: MPQNRFYDRRDAGRQLAARLRSLHDWPETTVLALPRGGVPVAYEVARALRAPLDVFLVRKLGLPGYEEVAMGAIASGGVRVLNEDLVRRAGVTPSALAAAEEREQAELARRERTYREGRAATPVAGQTALLIDDGVATGATLRAGLQALRALSPTRVAVAVPVAPPEVCRALRGEADEVVCLLTPPDFMAVGQFYVDFHQTTDEEVRDLLTRAASPKSEA
- a CDS encoding toxic anion resistance protein, producing the protein MSADKPGPLTPPEALLHAPEPVPTVQRQDAPEMVPLSPEDRARLDQLARAFVEDVLQAGTHSPQFRRKLEAIHDLGVPEQRAAAQVSSRMLERPLRATKAGALAEGSEILRGLTDLRRTVEDLDPSRTPTMRGFLGKLPGGRRAVNALDRYQSAQGHLNAILETLYRSQDELRRDNASIETEKVHLWETMQKLRQYAHVGQAVDEALTQRLHELEATDPEKARVVREELLFAVRQRVTDLLTQLAVSIQGYLALDLVRRNNLELIKGVDRATTTTVSALRTAVMVAQALGTQQAVLGQITALNDTTGRMIGSTASLLRQQSTEIQRQAGSATVDPQIIQAAFREVYGALDAISTYRTQALDRFQETIEVLGREVNGAQTYLDRERQNAAREVAQGLSVTEKGDLKL